The Gemmatimonadaceae bacterium genome contains the following window.
GCGCCGCGATCTTTGAGCGTGGGAGCGGACTCCTCGTCAGCGTGGGCGTGAACTCGGTCGTGCGCCTCAACAACTGCACGCTGCACGCAGAGATGGTCGCCTACCAGCTCGCCCAGCGACGCGTCGCCTCTTTCACGCTCGGCGCCGAGGGACAGCCGGCGCACGAGCTGTTTACGAGTTGCGAGCCTTGCGCGATGTGCCTCGGAGCCACGCTGTGGAGCGGCGTGTACCGCGTGGTGATCGGCGCCTCGCGCGACGATGCCATCGCCATTGGCTTCGACGAAGGTCCGGTGTTCGCCGAGTCGTTCGCCTACCTGCGGGAGCGCGGGGTGGAGATCGCCGAAGGGCTCCTGCGCAACGAAGCCCGCGCGGTACTCGAGCGATATCGGGACTCCGGTGGACTGGTGTACAACGGCTGACAGAACGTCAGCCATTTCCTGACGGCGAGGCTGCGCCCGCGAGCCGACCTTCGCGGTATGCCTGGGCGGCCTCC
Protein-coding sequences here:
- a CDS encoding nucleoside deaminase; amino-acid sequence: MRWERPPMFDATVSLPAWVREAVDFDVPYTSDDERMRLAIRLADENVTRQTGGPFGAAIFERGSGLLVSVGVNSVVRLNNCTLHAEMVAYQLAQRRVASFTLGAEGQPAHELFTSCEPCAMCLGATLWSGVYRVVIGASRDDAIAIGFDEGPVFAESFAYLRERGVEIAEGLLRNEARAVLERYRDSGGLVYNG